A window of the Microbulbifer aggregans genome harbors these coding sequences:
- the aceE gene encoding pyruvate dehydrogenase (acetyl-transferring), homodimeric type: MHEETDIQETQEWLDALQAVIRHSGKERAAFLLKQLSDRATNIGVELPAAITTPYRNTIPPQAEKRMPGDLFMERRIRSLIRWNALAMVVRANSNSDSLGGHIASFSSAATLYDVAFNYFFRGNEGEERGDLIFFQGHSAPGIYARSYLEGRFDEDQLDNFRREVNGKGLSSYPHPWLMPDYWQFPTVSMGLGPIQAIYQAHIMRYLSARGLSPRGDRKVWAFLGDGECDEPETLGAISMAGRENLENLVFVVNCNLQRLDGPVRGNGKIVQELEGVFRGAGWNVIKVLWGRLWDPLLEKDDKGLLQKVMDEVVDGEMQNFKANGGAYTREHFFGKYPELLEMVKDMSDDEIMKLNRGGHDPYKVYAAYAEAMASKGKPTVILAQTVKGYGLGAAGEAAMDTHNVKKMDTEALKRFRDRFAIPITDKEIEEVPYYRPSPDSPEMKYMAERRKALGGPVPSRLTEVEKLEIPELDAFSALTKGSGDREISTTMAFVRALSVLVKDKKMGQNVAPIVPDEARTFGMEGLFRQLGIYSSQGQKYTPVDHGQIMYYKEDKKGQVLEEGINEAGAMSAWMALATAYSNHGVPMVPFYIYYSMFGFQRIGDLAWAAGDMQARGFLIGATAGRTTLNGEGLQHQDGHSHVLSATIPNCKSYDPAYGYDLAVILRQGLKEMYEEQKNLFYYVTIENENYLQPEMPQGVEEGIIRGIYKLDSNSRKAGKGKAAKKHVQLVGAGSILREVLAAADILADQFGVTSDVWNLTSATEAAREGQDVARWNMLHPTEEPRKAWISEQFEGNETPVIISTDYIRSYVEPLREFIGGDMVALGTDGFGRSDSREQLRRFFEVDRNYVTIAALTGLAKQGVIDASEVAEAIKKLNVDPEKVNPRLV; encoded by the coding sequence ATGCACGAAGAAACCGACATTCAGGAAACGCAGGAATGGCTGGATGCGCTGCAGGCGGTTATCCGCCACAGCGGAAAAGAACGCGCTGCGTTCCTGCTGAAGCAGCTATCCGATCGCGCCACCAACATTGGCGTCGAGCTGCCGGCGGCCATCACTACCCCCTATCGCAATACCATTCCGCCGCAGGCGGAAAAGCGTATGCCCGGCGACCTGTTCATGGAGCGTCGTATCCGCTCCCTGATCCGCTGGAACGCACTGGCGATGGTGGTTCGTGCCAATTCCAACAGTGACAGCCTGGGTGGCCATATCGCGAGCTTCTCCTCGGCCGCAACCCTGTACGACGTTGCTTTCAACTACTTCTTCCGTGGTAATGAAGGTGAAGAGCGCGGCGACCTGATTTTCTTCCAGGGCCACAGCGCGCCGGGCATCTATGCCCGTTCTTATCTGGAAGGCCGCTTCGACGAGGATCAGCTGGACAACTTCCGTCGCGAAGTAAACGGTAAAGGCCTGTCCTCCTATCCGCACCCGTGGTTGATGCCGGACTACTGGCAGTTCCCGACCGTCTCCATGGGCCTGGGCCCGATTCAGGCGATCTACCAGGCGCATATCATGCGCTACCTGTCTGCCCGTGGCCTGTCTCCGCGCGGCGATCGCAAGGTCTGGGCGTTCCTCGGTGACGGCGAGTGTGATGAGCCGGAAACTCTGGGCGCTATTTCCATGGCTGGCCGCGAGAATCTGGAAAACCTGGTATTCGTGGTCAACTGTAATCTGCAGCGCCTGGATGGCCCGGTGCGCGGCAATGGCAAGATCGTGCAGGAACTGGAAGGCGTGTTCCGTGGTGCCGGCTGGAACGTGATCAAGGTTCTGTGGGGTCGCCTGTGGGATCCGCTGCTGGAAAAGGACGACAAGGGCCTGCTGCAGAAAGTCATGGACGAAGTGGTCGATGGCGAGATGCAGAACTTCAAGGCCAACGGCGGCGCCTACACCCGCGAGCATTTCTTCGGCAAGTACCCGGAGCTGCTCGAGATGGTCAAGGACATGTCCGACGACGAGATCATGAAGCTGAACCGCGGTGGCCACGACCCCTACAAGGTGTACGCGGCCTACGCCGAGGCGATGGCGAGCAAGGGCAAGCCCACCGTGATCCTGGCGCAGACCGTCAAAGGCTACGGCCTGGGTGCTGCCGGCGAAGCGGCGATGGATACCCACAACGTCAAGAAGATGGACACCGAAGCGCTGAAGCGTTTCCGCGACCGCTTCGCGATCCCGATTACCGACAAGGAAATCGAGGAAGTTCCGTATTACCGCCCGTCTCCGGATAGCCCGGAAATGAAATACATGGCCGAGCGTCGCAAGGCGCTGGGTGGCCCGGTGCCGTCTCGTCTGACCGAGGTGGAAAAGCTGGAGATCCCGGAGCTGGATGCGTTCAGCGCGCTGACCAAGGGCTCTGGCGACCGCGAAATTTCCACCACCATGGCGTTCGTTCGCGCGTTGTCCGTGCTGGTGAAAGACAAGAAGATGGGCCAGAACGTTGCGCCGATCGTGCCCGACGAAGCCCGTACCTTCGGTATGGAAGGCCTGTTCCGTCAGCTGGGGATCTACTCCTCCCAGGGGCAGAAATACACTCCGGTCGATCACGGCCAGATCATGTATTACAAGGAAGACAAGAAAGGCCAGGTACTGGAAGAGGGTATCAACGAGGCGGGCGCCATGTCCGCGTGGATGGCCCTTGCCACTGCCTACAGCAACCATGGCGTCCCCATGGTGCCGTTCTACATCTACTACTCCATGTTCGGCTTCCAGCGCATCGGCGATCTGGCCTGGGCGGCGGGCGACATGCAGGCGCGCGGCTTCCTGATCGGTGCCACCGCCGGCCGTACCACGCTGAACGGTGAAGGCCTGCAGCACCAGGATGGCCACAGCCATGTACTGTCTGCCACCATCCCCAACTGTAAGAGCTACGACCCGGCCTACGGTTACGACTTGGCCGTGATCCTGCGCCAGGGCCTCAAGGAGATGTACGAAGAGCAGAAGAACCTCTTCTACTACGTCACCATCGAGAACGAAAACTATCTGCAGCCGGAAATGCCGCAGGGTGTCGAGGAAGGCATCATCCGCGGTATTTACAAGCTGGACAGCAACTCCAGAAAAGCGGGCAAAGGCAAGGCGGCCAAGAAGCACGTGCAGCTGGTGGGCGCCGGTTCCATCCTGCGCGAAGTGCTCGCAGCGGCAGATATTCTTGCCGACCAGTTCGGTGTGACCTCTGACGTTTGGAACCTGACTTCTGCCACTGAGGCGGCCCGCGAGGGACAGGATGTGGCGCGCTGGAACATGTTGCACCCGACCGAAGAGCCGCGCAAAGCGTGGATCAGCGAGCAGTTCGAGGGCAATGAAACTCCGGTGATTATTTCCACCGACTACATCCGTTCCTACGTGGAACCGCTGCGTGAGTTTATCGGCGGCGACATGGTTGCTCTGGGCACCGATGGCTTCGGCCGCAGTGACAGCCGCGAGCAGCTGCGTCGTTTCTTCGAAGTGGATCGCAACTACGTGACCATCGCCGCGCTCACCGGCCTGGCCAAGCAGGGCGTGATCGATGCCAGTGAGGTCGCCGAAGCGATCAAGAAGCTGAATGTCGATCCGGAAAAAGTAAACCCGCGCCTGGTGTAA
- a CDS encoding class GN sortase, whose product MNWRSGIAAVLLAAGVWQLSGAGWLLAKAHLAQHLIASAWQKRITTGAEQKPWSWADTRPVARLRLPGEKPLIVLAGSSGQALAFGPGLVEGSWLPGDDGVPRTTVIAAHRDTHFGTLGNLESGAVVALQDISGRWHSYRVVGARIVDSEREQLPILAESGLLLVTCYPFDAVDAGGPLRYVVYAESLPGDLAISL is encoded by the coding sequence ATGAACTGGCGGAGTGGAATAGCCGCTGTGCTGCTGGCGGCAGGAGTCTGGCAGTTGAGTGGTGCAGGCTGGTTACTGGCCAAGGCGCACCTGGCGCAACACCTGATCGCGAGCGCCTGGCAGAAGCGGATAACCACGGGAGCGGAGCAAAAGCCCTGGTCCTGGGCCGATACCCGGCCGGTGGCGAGATTACGACTTCCGGGTGAAAAGCCTCTGATTGTGCTGGCTGGAAGCAGCGGCCAGGCTCTCGCCTTCGGCCCGGGATTGGTGGAGGGCTCTTGGCTTCCCGGTGATGATGGTGTGCCCCGCACCACTGTCATCGCCGCACACCGGGATACGCACTTCGGTACCCTGGGTAACCTCGAATCCGGGGCGGTCGTTGCCCTGCAGGATATCAGTGGACGCTGGCACAGCTATCGCGTGGTGGGTGCGCGGATCGTGGACAGTGAGCGCGAGCAGCTGCCGATATTGGCAGAGTCGGGCCTGCTTCTCGTTACCTGCTATCCCTTCGATGCCGTGGATGCGGGCGGTCCGCTGCGCTACGTGGTCTATGCAGAATCTCTCCCCGGCGATCTGGCCATCAGCCTGTGA
- a CDS encoding marine proteobacterial sortase target protein: MNRALFSGQRVPREYLLLPTNEYYRRRYRSKHRRRWLLLAAALLTMFVAAVGARAEQAIGLNDVKSGDLLFTGTEQGSYMPAVHLASRARIRVRGLLVEVQLQQEFVNRSDDWREAVYVLPLPDRAAVNGLEIQIGERRIVGKVRERTEAAKVYRAARAAGKRAALLEQQRPNLFTSRVANIAPGETVLVEIRYLEPLNYASGTFSLRLPTTLTPRYIPGAVATPGGLEKTNGLDETHGDEAMVLSTGSSGWALPTDQVPDAHKITPFMVPAGELSAAGSHRISVEVELEAGLPLADISSPYHDIDMKMQAEGRYSIRLRDGDVAMDRDFALYWRPRPSSMPRAALFSERVPEAADSKTGGTYLQLLLLPPDVKSNVRRLPREVVYVIDTSGSMGGNSIRQAKESLQLALSRLQPTDRFNVIEFNSATRALFPRPVAADDGNIVLARAQVEGLQANGGTEMAPALRLALGQQMPGADSLVHQVVFITDGAVGNERGLFELIQQSLGDARLFTVGIGSAPNSHFMQKAAQFGRGSSVTIGDLGEVQERMQALFARLENPLATDLQLQWPKGLVVDAYPKRIPDLYRGEPLQLVAEVQGDLGGEVQLRGRLAGKQFVQRLMLNGGATGKSAGIGSVWARARIAELRDQQLQSGEQSEAGTALRSEILGLALAHQLVSPYTSFVAVEEVVARTRNEDFAKTPVPNMVPRGQILQRQAYPRTAAGLYGQLIAAAALLGLGGLMRRGRCSGARLRREFRRTLRRLLPMPRRTCSLRERQLLVLK; encoded by the coding sequence GTGAACAGGGCGCTCTTTTCCGGCCAGCGGGTTCCCCGCGAATACCTGCTGCTACCCACTAACGAATACTACCGACGCCGCTACCGCAGCAAGCATCGGCGGCGCTGGTTGTTATTGGCAGCTGCGCTGCTGACGATGTTTGTTGCTGCAGTGGGTGCACGCGCTGAGCAAGCCATTGGTCTCAACGATGTGAAGAGCGGTGATCTGCTGTTTACCGGCACTGAACAAGGCAGCTACATGCCAGCCGTGCACCTGGCCAGCCGGGCCCGCATTCGCGTGCGGGGCCTGCTGGTGGAAGTGCAGCTGCAGCAGGAGTTTGTCAATCGCAGTGACGACTGGAGGGAGGCTGTCTATGTGCTGCCCCTGCCGGATCGGGCTGCTGTCAATGGACTGGAAATCCAGATTGGTGAGCGGCGCATTGTCGGAAAAGTCCGAGAGCGCACGGAGGCGGCCAAGGTCTACCGGGCTGCCCGCGCCGCCGGCAAGCGGGCAGCACTACTGGAGCAGCAACGCCCGAACCTTTTTACCAGCAGGGTTGCGAATATTGCTCCCGGTGAAACCGTACTGGTGGAGATCCGTTACCTGGAACCGCTCAACTACGCCAGCGGTACCTTCAGCCTGCGCCTTCCCACGACACTGACGCCACGCTATATCCCGGGGGCGGTGGCGACACCCGGCGGGCTGGAAAAAACAAATGGGCTGGACGAGACGCACGGTGATGAAGCAATGGTGCTGTCTACCGGTAGTAGCGGGTGGGCATTGCCGACAGACCAGGTGCCGGACGCGCACAAGATCACACCATTTATGGTTCCCGCCGGCGAACTGTCAGCCGCGGGCAGCCACAGAATCTCCGTGGAGGTGGAGCTCGAGGCGGGATTACCACTGGCGGATATCTCCAGCCCTTATCACGACATTGATATGAAAATGCAGGCGGAGGGGCGCTACTCGATCCGGCTGCGTGATGGCGATGTCGCGATGGACCGGGATTTCGCCCTCTACTGGCGTCCACGTCCATCGTCGATGCCGCGGGCAGCACTTTTTTCTGAACGGGTACCTGAGGCGGCGGACTCTAAAACCGGGGGGACGTACTTGCAGCTTCTTTTGTTGCCGCCGGATGTTAAGAGCAATGTTCGGCGCCTTCCGCGGGAGGTGGTCTACGTGATTGACACCTCAGGTTCCATGGGGGGCAACTCCATCCGCCAGGCCAAGGAGAGTCTGCAGCTGGCCCTGTCGCGCCTGCAGCCAACCGACCGCTTTAATGTAATCGAATTCAACAGCGCGACAAGGGCGCTTTTCCCGCGTCCGGTTGCAGCTGATGATGGCAACATTGTCCTTGCTCGTGCCCAGGTGGAGGGGCTGCAGGCGAATGGTGGTACCGAGATGGCACCGGCTCTGCGCCTGGCGCTGGGCCAGCAGATGCCCGGTGCCGACAGTCTGGTGCATCAGGTGGTATTTATCACCGATGGCGCGGTCGGTAATGAGCGGGGCCTGTTTGAATTGATACAGCAATCGCTGGGGGATGCGCGCCTGTTTACCGTCGGTATTGGCTCGGCGCCGAACAGTCATTTCATGCAAAAAGCAGCACAGTTCGGGCGTGGCTCCTCTGTGACCATTGGCGATCTGGGCGAAGTCCAGGAGCGCATGCAGGCACTCTTTGCCAGGCTGGAAAATCCGCTGGCTACTGACCTGCAGTTGCAGTGGCCCAAGGGGCTGGTTGTTGATGCCTATCCCAAGCGTATTCCCGATCTCTACCGGGGCGAGCCGCTACAGCTGGTGGCAGAGGTGCAAGGTGACCTGGGCGGCGAAGTGCAGCTGCGGGGGCGCCTGGCCGGGAAGCAGTTTGTGCAAAGGCTGATGCTGAATGGCGGCGCCACGGGAAAAAGTGCCGGGATTGGCAGTGTGTGGGCGCGAGCCAGGATTGCGGAGCTACGGGATCAACAGTTGCAGTCCGGTGAGCAGAGTGAAGCCGGTACCGCATTGCGGAGTGAGATTCTGGGGCTGGCGCTGGCTCATCAGCTGGTGAGCCCTTACACGAGCTTTGTCGCCGTGGAGGAAGTGGTGGCCCGGACGCGAAATGAGGATTTTGCCAAGACCCCGGTGCCAAACATGGTTCCCCGCGGCCAGATACTGCAGCGCCAGGCTTATCCGCGTACGGCGGCGGGCCTCTACGGGCAGCTCATTGCTGCTGCGGCGCTACTGGGGCTCGGTGGCCTGATGCGCAGGGGGCGCTGCAGTGGGGCACGGTTGCGCAGGGAATTCAGGCGTACGCTGCGGCGACTGCTGCCGATGCCGCGGCGCACCTGCTCTCTGCGGGAGCGCCAGCTACTGGTGTTGAAATGA
- a CDS encoding DUF1254 domain-containing protein yields the protein MNIEQHSSTGKWVVSALTAMLLGFTSLYLSAQSWPNPDDAREIGKDAYIYGLPIVMNYAVMYEYAIDRDSGQFKAPFNTLKNESNVYTYKDTAVVTPNSDTPYSFVWMDLRAEPMVISVPAIEKKRYYSIQLVDGNTYNYGYIGSRTTGNDAGKFMVVGPDWEGETPEGIDKVFRSSTDFSIAIFRTQLFDAEDIDNVRKVQSGYRAQPLSAFLGKPAPAQAAKVAFPNIDKKLMQENFFEYLDFALQFAPAGKYEKEIRSRLARIGIGPDKKFDFSDMPPAQRKAAAEGIKLGQASIESAVANIGNKVNGWSISSAFGDQDFYRGNWPLRAAAASAGIYGNDAVEATYPMTRSDGAGKPLDGSKHNYTLTFPKGALPPVNAFWSVTMYDGETQLLIENPIKRYLINSTMLPDMKENTDGSLTIYIQKESPGKELESNWLPAPDGPIYLAMRLYWPKKDPPSVLPPGKGSWKPPAIQMSK from the coding sequence GTGAATATTGAACAGCATTCCTCCACCGGCAAATGGGTAGTGAGTGCCCTCACCGCTATGCTTCTCGGATTCACCAGCCTTTACCTGTCTGCACAATCCTGGCCAAATCCCGATGACGCGAGGGAGATCGGCAAGGACGCCTACATCTACGGCCTGCCGATCGTGATGAATTACGCGGTCATGTACGAATACGCCATCGATCGCGACTCCGGTCAGTTCAAGGCCCCATTCAATACTCTGAAGAATGAGTCGAATGTGTACACCTACAAGGACACGGCGGTGGTCACCCCAAACAGCGACACGCCCTATTCCTTCGTATGGATGGACCTGCGCGCCGAGCCCATGGTGATCTCGGTACCCGCTATCGAGAAGAAGCGCTACTACTCGATCCAGCTGGTCGACGGTAATACCTACAATTACGGCTACATCGGCAGCCGCACCACGGGTAATGATGCCGGTAAATTCATGGTCGTGGGACCGGACTGGGAGGGAGAGACGCCCGAGGGCATCGACAAGGTGTTCCGATCATCCACCGACTTTTCCATTGCTATCTTCCGCACGCAGCTGTTCGACGCGGAAGATATCGACAATGTCAGGAAGGTGCAGTCGGGATACCGGGCCCAGCCTCTTTCCGCCTTTCTCGGCAAACCAGCACCTGCACAGGCAGCCAAGGTAGCGTTTCCAAACATCGACAAGAAATTGATGCAGGAGAACTTCTTCGAATATCTCGACTTTGCCCTTCAGTTTGCACCTGCGGGAAAGTATGAGAAGGAAATCCGCTCCAGGCTTGCACGCATTGGCATCGGTCCCGACAAAAAATTCGATTTCAGTGATATGCCGCCGGCTCAACGTAAGGCTGCAGCGGAAGGGATAAAGCTCGGACAGGCCAGCATCGAAAGTGCCGTCGCCAATATAGGCAACAAAGTCAATGGCTGGTCCATCAGTTCCGCATTCGGTGACCAGGATTTTTACCGCGGCAACTGGCCGCTACGGGCGGCTGCGGCTTCTGCAGGGATCTATGGCAATGACGCAGTCGAGGCCACCTACCCCATGACGAGGAGCGATGGGGCCGGCAAACCACTGGACGGTAGCAAACACAATTACACCCTGACCTTCCCCAAAGGCGCATTGCCCCCTGTCAATGCATTCTGGTCCGTTACCATGTATGACGGCGAAACGCAGTTACTGATCGAGAACCCTATCAAACGCTATCTGATCAATTCCACCATGCTGCCGGACATGAAGGAAAATACGGATGGTTCCCTCACCATCTATATCCAGAAAGAGTCCCCTGGTAAGGAGCTGGAATCCAACTGGCTGCCGGCACCAGACGGCCCGATCTACCTGGCCATGCGTCTTTACTGGCCGAAGAAAGACCCTCCATCGGTGCTGCCGCCGGGCAAGGGCAGCTGGAAGCCTCCTGCCATTCAGATGTCAAAGTAG
- a CDS encoding phosphoribosylaminoimidazolesuccinocarboxamide synthase produces the protein MSLADKVLAVNNDLPIRTDKPIHSGKVRSVYWLTEADSRRLIREKGYPVAEDAPLAVMVISDRISAFDCIWRGEGGMQGVPGKGAALNTIANHWFKLFRENGLAESHILDIPHPLVWIVQKARPVMVEAIARQYITGSMWRAYSKGEREFCGIQLPDGLDKDQKLPELLITPSTKGILRGIPGVPEADDVNVTRADLENNFEAFNFSSKGDIDLYEKLLKEGFDLISGELAQLDQIFVDTKFEFGYVTDNKGEEKLIYMDEVGTPDSSRIWDGEAYRNGEVVEKSKEGFRQALLSYFPDPDILLNKDRMEEREALARDNELPASMLMDLSETYIAIAERIVGHKLNISDNPKAELLEVLKRDYGLVD, from the coding sequence ATGAGCCTTGCTGACAAAGTACTGGCGGTTAACAACGATTTGCCAATTCGTACCGACAAGCCGATCCACAGCGGTAAGGTACGCTCTGTCTACTGGCTGACCGAGGCGGACAGCCGGCGCCTGATCCGGGAGAAGGGTTACCCGGTGGCCGAGGATGCACCGCTGGCCGTGATGGTGATTTCCGACCGTATCTCCGCTTTTGACTGCATCTGGCGGGGCGAGGGCGGTATGCAGGGTGTGCCGGGCAAGGGCGCCGCGTTGAACACCATCGCCAACCACTGGTTCAAGCTGTTCCGTGAAAATGGCCTGGCCGAAAGCCATATCCTGGATATCCCCCATCCGCTGGTCTGGATCGTACAGAAGGCGCGCCCGGTCATGGTCGAGGCCATTGCTCGCCAGTACATCACCGGCTCCATGTGGCGCGCCTACAGCAAGGGTGAACGGGAGTTCTGCGGTATCCAGCTCCCCGATGGGTTGGACAAGGACCAGAAACTGCCCGAACTGCTGATCACCCCCTCCACCAAGGGCATTCTCCGGGGCATCCCCGGCGTGCCGGAGGCGGATGACGTTAATGTCACGCGGGCGGATCTTGAGAATAACTTCGAGGCTTTCAATTTCAGTAGCAAAGGGGATATCGACCTCTATGAAAAACTGCTGAAAGAGGGCTTTGATCTGATTTCCGGCGAGCTGGCCCAGCTGGACCAGATTTTCGTCGACACCAAGTTCGAGTTTGGTTATGTCACCGATAATAAAGGTGAAGAAAAGCTGATCTATATGGACGAGGTTGGTACCCCCGACTCCTCGCGGATCTGGGATGGTGAGGCTTACCGGAATGGTGAGGTGGTGGAAAAATCCAAAGAAGGATTCCGCCAGGCGCTGCTCAGCTATTTCCCGGATCCGGATATCCTCCTCAACAAGGACCGCATGGAAGAGCGCGAGGCGCTGGCTCGTGACAATGAGCTCCCTGCCTCTATGCTGATGGACCTGTCCGAGACCTATATTGCGATCGCAGAGAGGATCGTCGGCCACAAGCTGAATATTTCCGACAACCCGAAAGCCGAGCTGCTCGAAGTACTGAAACGGGATTACGGTCTGGTCGACTGA
- a CDS encoding AI-2E family transporter encodes MLDIVKHWVNRYFSQEEVVLLTILMLVALVVLATLGQVLAPVLAALIIAFLLQGMVQRLVSWKLPHWLAVTVACLVLVGTTVALLLVVLPLIWRQLVRLFAELPNMVEQGQQLLLLLPERFPRLISAAQIDEIFNTIGNELGTVGQTLLTFSLTNLPILAAFLIYVVVVPILVFFFLKDTDKLINWCTSFLPHHRPMLRQIWYEMNDQVANYVRGKVIEIAIVAVVSYAVFLILGVNYALLLAVAVGLSVLIPYIGAAVVTIPVAAIGLFQWGWSSEFLYLMLAYGFIQLLDGNVLVPLLFSEAVNLHPVAIIMAVLVFGGIWGFWGVFFAIPLATLLKAIMNAWPTSEHQAEWQAREAIERGMASPLESDESR; translated from the coding sequence ATGCTCGACATCGTCAAACATTGGGTCAACCGATACTTCAGCCAGGAAGAGGTGGTACTGCTGACCATCCTGATGCTGGTGGCGCTGGTAGTGCTGGCCACCCTCGGCCAGGTGCTGGCGCCGGTGCTGGCAGCACTGATCATCGCCTTCCTGCTGCAGGGGATGGTGCAGAGGCTGGTGTCCTGGAAACTGCCCCATTGGTTAGCGGTGACTGTTGCCTGCCTGGTGCTGGTGGGTACGACGGTAGCCCTGCTGCTGGTGGTCCTGCCGTTGATCTGGCGTCAGCTGGTGCGCCTGTTTGCCGAGCTGCCCAACATGGTGGAGCAGGGCCAGCAGCTGCTGCTCCTGCTCCCCGAGCGCTTCCCGCGGCTGATCTCGGCTGCCCAGATCGACGAGATCTTCAATACGATCGGCAATGAGCTCGGGACAGTGGGCCAGACTCTGCTGACCTTTTCCCTGACCAACCTGCCGATTCTGGCTGCGTTCCTGATCTACGTGGTGGTGGTGCCGATCCTGGTGTTCTTTTTCCTCAAGGACACCGACAAGCTGATCAACTGGTGCACGTCGTTTCTTCCTCACCATCGGCCCATGCTGCGGCAGATCTGGTACGAAATGAATGACCAGGTTGCTAACTATGTGCGCGGCAAGGTGATTGAGATCGCCATCGTGGCGGTGGTGAGCTATGCCGTATTCCTGATCCTGGGAGTCAACTACGCGCTGTTGCTGGCGGTGGCTGTGGGGCTCAGTGTTCTTATTCCCTATATCGGCGCTGCAGTGGTGACCATTCCAGTGGCGGCCATCGGCCTGTTCCAGTGGGGCTGGAGCAGTGAGTTCCTGTACCTGATGCTTGCCTATGGATTTATCCAGTTGCTGGACGGCAACGTACTGGTACCGCTGCTGTTTTCTGAAGCGGTGAACCTGCATCCGGTGGCAATCATCATGGCGGTACTGGTATTCGGTGGAATCTGGGGCTTCTGGGGTGTCTTCTTTGCCATTCCACTGGCGACCCTGCTGAAGGCGATCATGAATGCCTGGCCGACCAGTGAGCACCAGGCGGAATGGCAGGCCCGGGAAGCCATCGAGCGGGGCATGGCGTCACCGCTGGAGAGTGATGAGAGCCGCTAG
- a CDS encoding sulfurtransferase TusA family protein, producing MTNHPERVSVQPRAGVLSADVTVDARQLPCPQPLLLMRRALRAQAPGTLLEVLATDPGSWRDFHSFARLSGTQLVRAEEREDHYCYWLRASE from the coding sequence ATGACCAATCATCCAGAGCGAGTTTCAGTCCAGCCCCGTGCTGGCGTCTTGAGTGCGGACGTCACTGTGGATGCGCGACAGTTACCCTGCCCGCAGCCGCTGTTACTGATGCGCCGCGCCCTGCGGGCGCAAGCGCCGGGAACCCTGCTCGAGGTACTGGCTACAGACCCGGGCTCCTGGCGAGATTTTCACAGTTTTGCCCGTCTGAGCGGCACACAGCTGGTACGGGCGGAAGAGCGCGAAGACCATTACTGCTACTGGCTCAGGGCCAGCGAATAA